The following are encoded together in the bacterium genome:
- the secE gene encoding preprotein translocase subunit SecE: protein MFQNLKVFFSEARSEFNKISWPGWDEIKGSTAVVCITIVFLMVVLFTYDSVLAPAVAFVVKQH, encoded by the coding sequence ATGTTCCAGAACTTGAAGGTTTTTTTCTCCGAGGCGCGGTCGGAGTTCAACAAGATCTCCTGGCCGGGTTGGGACGAGATCAAAGGGTCCACGGCGGTGGTCTGCATCACCATCGTTTTCCTGATGGTGGTCCTTTTCACCTATGACAGCGTCCTAGCCCCTGCCGTCGCTTTTGTCGTGAAGCAGCACTAA
- the nusG gene encoding transcription termination/antitermination protein NusG gives MSKRWYVINTYSGYEAKVKTNLENRIKSMKMEDKIFQILIPSEEVTETRAGKKRITNKKFFPGYILVEMDMDENSWSVVRNTPKVTSFVGSGNKPIPLPDEEVTAILEHIGKRRERRALKSQFEKGDLVKVMDGPFANFSGSVEEINPERERVKVMVTIFGRQTPVELEFHQIEKE, from the coding sequence ATGTCCAAGCGCTGGTACGTGATCAATACCTACTCCGGTTATGAAGCCAAGGTGAAGACCAACTTGGAGAACCGGATCAAGTCCATGAAGATGGAGGACAAGATCTTCCAGATCCTCATCCCCTCGGAAGAGGTGACGGAGACCAGGGCGGGGAAGAAGCGGATCACCAACAAGAAGTTCTTCCCGGGCTACATCCTGGTGGAGATGGACATGGATGAGAATTCCTGGTCCGTGGTGCGCAATACCCCCAAGGTCACCAGCTTCGTGGGGTCGGGCAACAAGCCCATCCCCCTTCCGGACGAGGAGGTCACGGCGATCCTGGAACATATCGGGAAGCGCCGCGAACGCCGGGCCCTCAAGAGCCAGTTCGAGAAGGGTGACTTGGTGAAGGTGATGGACGGGCCTTTCGCGAATTTCTCGGGAAGCGTCGAGGAGATCAACCCTGAGCGCGAAAGAGTGAAGGTCATGGTGACCATTTTCGGCCGCCAGACCCCGGTGGAACTGGAGTTCCACCAGATCGAGAAGGAATAG